In Chlorogloeopsis sp. ULAP01, the following are encoded in one genomic region:
- a CDS encoding DUF4870 domain-containing protein, whose amino-acid sequence MEDETKRKLLSALCHGAIFFSSLVVSIGIPIAILLISNDSVIKANARESLNFHINLYVYGIIFGLLAFIAIGVPLLIILWIVSLIMPIIAIIKVLNEPQIAYRYPFIFRLV is encoded by the coding sequence ATGGAAGATGAAACAAAACGTAAGCTTTTATCAGCACTATGTCATGGAGCAATATTTTTTAGCTCATTGGTTGTGTCTATAGGTATACCCATCGCCATTTTGTTAATCAGTAATGATTCTGTAATTAAAGCCAATGCCAGAGAATCCCTAAATTTTCACATCAATCTCTACGTTTATGGGATTATCTTTGGATTGCTGGCTTTTATTGCTATTGGTGTTCCATTGCTGATTATATTGTGGATTGTAAGTTTAATCATGCCAATTATTGCCATCATCAAAGTCCTTAACGAACCTCAAATAGCCTATCGCTATCCGTTTATTTTTCGCTTAGTTTAG
- the nifX gene encoding nitrogen fixation protein NifX, with the protein MKIAFATTDRVNVDAHFGWAQEIDVYEISASGYNFVETLKFDGKSKKVEVETKQDESKIKTNKDSESDDKVAAKLEALADCAIVYVASIGGIPAAKLIKQGVMPVRPHSEQEDIAFILNKLVQTLQGNPPPWLRKALQK; encoded by the coding sequence ATGAAAATCGCTTTCGCAACAACTGATCGGGTTAATGTAGATGCTCATTTTGGCTGGGCGCAGGAAATTGATGTTTATGAAATATCAGCATCTGGATACAATTTTGTAGAAACCCTCAAGTTTGATGGTAAATCCAAAAAAGTAGAAGTAGAAACTAAGCAAGATGAAAGTAAAATAAAAACAAATAAAGATAGTGAAAGTGACGACAAAGTAGCAGCTAAACTTGAGGCATTAGCTGACTGTGCAATTGTTTATGTAGCGTCTATTGGAGGTATTCCTGCTGCTAAATTAATTAAACAAGGAGTGATGCCAGTACGACCACATTCCGAACAGGAAGATATTGCTTTTATTCTCAATAAATTAGTGCAAACCTTACAAGGTAATCCGCCTCCGTGGTTACGTAAAGCTCTACAAAAGTAA
- the hisD gene encoding histidinol dehydrogenase — translation MQILKTTDQDFSTKFQAFVNERREATVDVSGTVRDIIADVRVRGDAAVKEYTSRFDHFNPQSFRLSDTFIAEQASQCPANVKSALEVAAERIATFHEKQLPQNIAYTDAAGVKLGLNWVALPTVGIYVPGGRASYPSSLLMNALPAKIAGVERIVMSVPMPRGEINPVVLAAAQVAGVTEIYSIGGAQAVAALAYGTESIAPVDKIVGPGNAYVAEAKRQVFGRVGIDSIAGPSEILVVADGKNNPDWIAWDLLSQAEHDPSAQSILITDSESFAQKVIAAVGEVLATLPTKEVASASWEKHGAVIVVSNLDESIPLLNQLAPEHVELCVDAPQLLANQIKCAGSMFLGRHTPEAIGDYVGGPNHVLPTARSARFASGLSIYDFVKRITYLQCDEQALHNIGEAAITLAESEGLPAHAGSVAIRLREI, via the coding sequence ATGCAAATACTGAAAACTACCGACCAAGATTTTTCTACCAAATTCCAAGCATTTGTGAATGAGCGAAGGGAAGCAACGGTTGATGTCAGTGGGACAGTACGAGATATTATCGCTGATGTCAGAGTGCGTGGGGATGCAGCAGTAAAAGAATATACTAGCCGCTTTGACCATTTCAATCCCCAGTCCTTTCGTCTTAGTGATACTTTTATTGCCGAGCAAGCATCACAATGTCCTGCTAATGTCAAGTCTGCACTGGAAGTAGCAGCAGAGCGAATTGCCACTTTTCATGAAAAACAGCTACCCCAAAATATTGCTTATACCGATGCAGCCGGAGTGAAATTGGGATTAAACTGGGTAGCACTGCCGACAGTCGGAATTTACGTACCTGGCGGACGAGCAAGCTATCCAAGTTCTCTGTTAATGAATGCCCTGCCTGCCAAGATTGCTGGAGTAGAGCGGATCGTCATGTCAGTACCGATGCCGCGTGGTGAGATTAATCCTGTAGTGCTGGCTGCTGCTCAAGTTGCGGGAGTTACGGAAATATATAGTATTGGTGGAGCGCAAGCAGTGGCAGCCCTAGCCTATGGTACAGAAAGTATTGCTCCTGTAGATAAAATTGTCGGCCCTGGTAACGCTTATGTTGCTGAAGCTAAACGACAAGTCTTTGGTAGAGTTGGTATTGACAGCATTGCTGGACCTTCAGAAATTTTAGTGGTGGCAGATGGTAAGAATAATCCAGACTGGATTGCTTGGGATTTGCTGTCGCAGGCAGAACACGATCCTAGTGCTCAATCAATTTTGATTACAGATTCGGAAAGCTTCGCTCAAAAGGTAATAGCAGCTGTTGGGGAAGTTCTCGCCACCTTGCCCACTAAAGAAGTGGCAAGCGCGAGTTGGGAAAAGCATGGTGCGGTGATTGTTGTGAGCAACTTAGATGAAAGTATTCCGCTTTTAAATCAGTTAGCACCAGAGCACGTGGAATTATGTGTAGACGCTCCTCAGTTGCTAGCAAACCAGATTAAATGTGCTGGCAGTATGTTTTTAGGACGCCATACTCCAGAGGCTATCGGTGATTACGTAGGTGGACCAAATCATGTGTTACCAACGGCACGTTCTGCCCGCTTTGCTTCTGGCTTAAGTATTTATGATTTTGTCAAACGGATTACCTATTTACAATGTGATGAACAAGCATTGCACAATATAGGTGAGGCTGCCATCACCCTTGCAGAATCAGAAGGATTGCCTGCTCATGCAGGTAGTGTAGCTATACGGTTAAGAGAAATTTAA